A region from the Ptychodera flava strain L36383 chromosome 12, AS_Pfla_20210202, whole genome shotgun sequence genome encodes:
- the LOC139146188 gene encoding aromatic-L-amino-acid decarboxylase-like translates to MNEGIGEGNSTLPTEAQSSALRLDTDAKERRMMTQKVMNFAERHLQKVEKRQVPCFEMKEDKGAGLLECAIEEEPKDLEKLLEIYDEHVLSSGTQDNHGGYMGFVVGGGVYPAALGDFLGAVTNRLAAGFLNCPGAVRMENMLIDWVARLFDFPSEAAGNLTSGGSTATVLALMTARHSKQLRGRDFERAVVYMTEMCHACVLKALKTIGLAEAVIRKVPMDASFRMDSKVLRQMVGEDKEASLLPFLVAATIGTTNVGSVDPIDEIADVAEEYNLWFHVDAAYGGFFVLVDELKDHFKGVNRADSLIVNPHKSLFLPFGSGMVIVRDGNKLREANASPEQPTYLQDMDGECQGKAPRDLSFELCRNFRGLRMWTPLQLYGVGAFRQALKEKIALNRYVYRRLQEIPDIVVDGFPQLVVLTFHFETGGGISNEIFNKAVHDKILEDGSFFLSSTRLREEYRLRICTLHLRCHKEVIDDLCPKEQEKTHVVGVWGCTVGPPAHGESITTTQLMSEL, encoded by the exons ATGAATGAAGGGATTGGAGAAG GTAATTCGACTCTGCCAACTGAAGCTCAGTCATCGGCTCTGAGACTTGACACTGACGCGAAGGAGAGGCGAATGATGACACAGAAAGTCATGAACTTTGCGGAACGCCATCTACAGAAAGTAGAGAAACGGCAAGTGCCATGCTTTGAAATGAAGGAGGACAAGGGAGCAGGGCTGTTGGAATGTGCAATTGAAGAAGAACCGAAGGATTTAG AAAAGCTTCTTGAAATCTATGACGAGCACGTGCTTTCCTCCGGAACTCAAGACAATCATGGTGGTTACATGGGTTTTGTTGTAGGCGGAGGGGTGTACCCCGCGGCACTTGGCGACTTTCTCGGCGCAGTTACCAATCGTTTGGCTG CGGGCTTCTTGAATTGTCCTGGTGCCGTCCGAATGGAAAACATGCTGATAGATTGGGTAGCCCGCCTCTTTGACTTCCCCTCGGAAGCAGCAGGGAACTTGACCTCTGGTGGGTCGACAGCGACAGTGCTGGCCCTGATGACGGCGAGACACAGCAAGCAACTCAGGGGAAGAGATTTTGAACG TGCTGTGGTCTACATGACTGAAATGTGCCACGCATGCGTCTTGAAGGCTTTAAAGACGATCGGGCTGGCCGAGGCTGTGATCAGAAAGGTACCGATGGATGCCAGTTTCCGCATGGACTCGAAAGTACTGCGACAGATGGTTGGAGAGGACAAAGAG GCGAGCCTCCTACCGTTCCTCGTTGCGGCAACTATCGGCACAACAAATGTCGGATCCGTGGATCCAATAGACGAGATAGCCGATGTGGCGGAAGAATACAATCTTTGGTTCCACGTAGACGCAGCGTACGGAGGGTTCTTCGTTTTAGTGGACGAACTGAAAGACCACTTCAAGGGCGTCAACAGGGCAGACTCGTTGATCGTGAATCCTCacaaaa GTTTATTCTTACCCTTTGGTTCTGGTATGGTCATCGTACGTGATGGTAACAAACTTCGAGAAGCAAATGCCTCACCAGAACAACCAACCTACTTGCAAGATATGGACGGAGAGTGTCAGGGGAAAGCACCGAGAGATCTATCATTCGAGTTGTGTAGAAATTTCAG AGGTCTGCGCATGTGGACACCATTACAACTTTATGGAGTTGGTGCATTCCGCCAAGCCCTGAAAGAAAAAATTGCACTTAATCGCTATGTTTACAGAAGACTTCAAG AAATACCAGACATTGTTGTCGACGGATTTCCACAACTGGTCGTACTGACATTTCACTTTGAAACCGGCGGAGGGATATCAAACGAAATCTTCAACAAGGCCGTCCATGACAAGATTCTAGAAGATGGTTCGTTCTTTCTCTCCTCAACGCGACTTCGTGAAGAATATCGACTTCGCATCTGCACATTGCATTTACGCTGCCATAAGGAAGTTATCGATGACCTAT gtcctaaagaacaagaaaaaacccatgtagtaggagtgtgggggtgcacggtgggccctccagcccacggagaGTCTATTACCACGACACAACTTATGTCagaactttga
- the LOC139146189 gene encoding aromatic-L-amino-acid decarboxylase-like, with protein MTQKVLKFAERHLQKVEKRQVPCFTIKEDKGAGLLECAIEEEPKDLEKLLEIFEKHVLSSGTHDNHGGYLGFVVGGGLYPAALGDYLAAVTNRFAVKASFFSCSGAVRMENMLIDWVAGLFDFPSEAAGNLTSGGSTAIVLALMTARHSKQLRGRDFVRVVVYMTDLCHVCVSKALTTIGLTEAVIRKVPMDDNFRMDPKILRQMIKEDKKVQIALKLHGKN; from the exons ATGACACAGAAAGTCTTGAAGTTTGCGGAACGCCATCTGCAGAAAGTAGAAAAACGGCAAGTGCCATGCTTTACAATAAAAGAGGACAAGGGAGCAGGGCTGTTGGAGTGTGCCATTGAAGAAGAACCGAAGGATTTAG AAAAGCTTCTTGAAATCTTTGAGAAACACGTGCTTTCCTCCGGAACTCACGACAATCATGGCGGTTACTTAGGGTTTGTGGTAGGTGGAGGCCTTTACCCTGCAGCTCTTGGTGACTATCTTGCTGCAGTCACCAATCGTTTTGCAG TCAAAGCAAGCTTTTTTAGTTGTTCCGGTGCCGTCCGAATGGAAAACATGCTGATAGATTGGGTAGCCGGTCTCTTTGACTTCCCCTCGGAAGCAGCCGGAAACCTGACCTCTGGTGGGTCGACAGCGATAGTGCTGGCCCTGATGACTGCTAGACACAGCAAGCAACTCAGGGGAAGAGATTTTGTACG TGTTGTAGTCTACATGACCGATCTGTGCCATGTATGCGTGTCAAAAGCTCTAACTACAATCGGACTCACCGAAGCCGTTATCAGAAAGGTGCCGATGGATGACAATTTCCGCATGGATCCTAAAATACTGCGACAGATGATCAAAGAGGACAAAAAGGTGCAGATTGCCTTGAAATTACATGGAAAAAACTAA